CTAAGACCACAGGTCTGGGGGAAGTGGCTGATTCTATCATAGTTCAAAGGATAAGGCTAATTATAATTATATTGATTAAAAATCTCCTAGTTCTTGCTGCAGCCAGCGCTCCAGCTGTTGCAATACCGTTTGCAGCGGTCCTGAGTCATTGTAGGCTTTCCCTAACAGGATACCCCCTTCTACCGTGGCCACCACAAACGTGGCAATGTGCTGCGCATTGGCCGCTGAGGCGAAAACACCCTGCGCCTGACCCAGTTCAATGAGTTTGTACACGCCCTTGTGCAATCGGTTCAGCACCACTACCACGCGCGCATGCAAGGCCGGCTGGTTGTCATCTGCCTCTACCACCGTGTTGAGCACGGGGCAGCCACCCGCCAGAATTGGATGGGACAGGTACGTACGGTAAAAGTCAAGGAGGGCTCTTAGGCGGTTGCTGGCCAAGTCATGCGGCGCCATGGCCTCGCCCAACCGGTCAATGATGATTTGCGCAGCATATTCAAAAGCCTCTACTGCCAGTTCTTCTTTACTGGCAAAATGCCCATACAAGCAGCCCTTGGTCACGCCTGTGGCCTCTATCAAGTCCTGGTACGAGGTGCCAGCAAAGCCCTTTTGGTTAAACAACACTGCTGCCTGCT
The nucleotide sequence above comes from Nibribacter ruber. Encoded proteins:
- a CDS encoding TetR/AcrR family transcriptional regulator — translated: MKAPLTPKAEQTRQHIIEQAAVLFNQKGFAGTSYQDLIEATGVTKGCLYGHFASKEELAVEAFEYAAQIIIDRLGEAMAPHDLASNRLRALLDFYRTYLSHPILAGGCPVLNTVVEADDNQPALHARVVVVLNRLHKGVYKLIELGQAQGVFASAANAQHIATFVVATVEGGILLGKAYNDSGPLQTVLQQLERWLQQELGDF